One part of the Podarcis muralis chromosome 3, rPodMur119.hap1.1, whole genome shotgun sequence genome encodes these proteins:
- the MOCS1 gene encoding molybdenum cofactor biosynthesis protein 1 isoform X2 has translation MPEEGVQLTPKSELLSTQEIITLARLFVKEGVDKIRLTGGEPLIRPDVIDIIAQMRKLEGLQTIAVTTNGINLARLLPRLKEAGLNAINISLDTLVPAKFEFIVRRKGFHKVMEGIQKALELGYDPVKVNCVVMRGLNEDELVDFVALTEKQPLDVRFIEYMPFDGNKWNFRKMVSYKEMLDTIKQRWPELEKVPCEEASSTAKAYKVPRFQGQVSFITSMSEHFCGSCNRLRITADGNLKVCLFGNAEVSLRDHLRSNASEEELVQIIGAAVGRKKKQHAGMFNISQMKNRPMILIEAASWSFPLLQDALQDRACLNDGSHRTGHWLTPRASLSKQMGKTFQKNVFIGHHALPGTCSTGQLAAGILQAQLRSHCICQKNLSSTLAAKCLRTGTFIPQQAFHMIRGIHSGVTRSEAEEKNQGPLPSGQFLSASDRLTHIDQEGRASMVDVGRKLDSERTAVASAVVRLGEKAFALVQQNQMKKGDVLAVAQIAGIQGAKLTSQLIPLCHNVPLSLVDVSLSLDERRHAVVIQALCRTYGKTGVEMEALTAASLAALTVYDMCKAVTHDMVIEEVKLLSKKGGQRGDFQRG, from the exons CTCAGATGCGCAAACTAGAAGGGTTGCAAACCATTGCTGTCACAACCAATGGTATTAACTTGGCCAGATTGTTGCCCCGGTTAAAGGAGGCTGGGCTGAATGCCATTAACATCAGTTTGGACACCTTGGTCCCAGCAAAATTTGAATTCATTGTCCGTCGAAAAG GTTTCCATAAGGTAATGGAAGGGATTCAAAAAGCCCTTGAACTTGGGTATGATCCTGTTAAG GTGAACTGTGTAGTTATGAGAGGTCTTAATGAAGATGAGCTGGTAGATTTTGTGGCTCTGACGGAGAAGCAGCCCCTGGATGTGCGCTTCATAGAATACATGCCTTTTGATG GCAACAAGTGGAACTTCAGGAAAATGGTGAGCTATAAGGAGATGCTCGATACAATCAAACAGAGATGGCCAGAGCTGGAAAAAGTGCCTTGTGAAGAAGCCTCTAGCACTGCTAAG GCATATAAGGTGCCGCGTTTTCAGGGACAAGTCAGCTTCATCACCTCAATGTCTGAACATTTCTGTGGATCCTGTAATCGACTGAGGATCACAGCTGATGGAAACTTGAAG gtgtgCCTTTTTGGAAATGCAGAAGTGTCCTTGCGAGATCACTTGCGATCTAATGCCTCAGAAGAAGAATTGGTTCAAATCATTGGGGCAGCTGTTGGcaggaaaaagaaacaacatGCAG GCATGTTCAACATTTCCCAGATGAAGAACAGACCAATGATCCTCATTG AGGCAGCATCATGGTCGTTCCCACTGCTCCAAGATGCCCTGCAGGACCGAGCTTGTTTAAATGACGGGAGCCACAGAACTGGCCACTGGCTGACTCCAAGAGCAAGTTTATCCAAACAGATGGGGAAGACATTCCAGAAAAATGTCTTTATAGGACATCATGCTTTGCCAGGAACTTGTTCAACAGGACAGCTTGCAGCAGGAATTCTGCAAGCTCAGCTACGCAGCCATTGCATTTGCCAAAAGAACTTGAGCTCAACTTTGGCAGCAAAGTGCCTTAGGACAGGAACTTTTATCCCTCAGCAGGCTTTTCACATGATTAGAGGCATTCACTCTGGGGTGACCAGGAGCGAAGCAGAGGAGAAGAACCAGGGACCTCTTCCCAGCGGCCAATTTCTTAGTGCCTCAGATCGTCTAACCCACATTGACCAGGAGGGTCGTGCCTCCATGGTGGATGTGGGCAGGAAGCTGGATTCTGAACGGACTGCAGTGGCCAGTGCTGTGGTCCGTCTGGGCGAGAAAGCATTTGCCTTGGTGCAACAGAACCAAATGAAAAAGGGGGATGTGCTAGCAGTTGCCCAGATAGCCGGGATTCAGGGAGCCAAGCTGACCAGCCAGTTGATTCCACTGTGCCACAACGTCCCACTGAGTCTGGTGGACGTGTCCCTGAGTCTAGATGAGAGGAGGCATGCAGTGGTGATTCAGGCTCTGTGCCGCACCTATGGGAAAACCGGTGTGGAAATGGAAGCCTTGACCGCTGCCAGCCTAGCTGCCTTGACCGTCTATGATATGTGCAAAGCAGTTACTCACGACATGGTCATTGAGGAGGTGAAACTGCTCAGCAagaaaggagggcaaagaggagaCTTCCAGAGAGGCTAA